The following DNA comes from Anopheles arabiensis isolate DONGOLA chromosome 3, AaraD3, whole genome shotgun sequence.
ATCAGGACATCAACCGCCTACTGCTCGATGTGTACCGGGTGGAGGTAAGTAGATGACAGAAGCAGCAGCCTCTGCCCGCTCGCAttctgtgttgtgttgtggaaTGTTGACGAACGTGGTGACCATTTCGCAGGTACTGCAAACCGATGAGGGTCCAACGATGATCTGCGTGCCTTGCTACGTACAGCTCGTACACCACTACAAACTTCGGATACGCTGTCTGTCGCTGAGGAAAAACTTCCGGCTAAATCAGTCGGTGCTGCTCGCCCAGATCAACGCATTCCGCGGTAAGGAATTGGTACGCTTGTATGGTGTGGCCGGGCGGCTATAATAACTCGCTCCCTTTTCGTTTTCGATACCTGGCGCCGTGATAGCTATCGCCGGGGAGGCGCGCATTGCGAGCATGAACGAACTCGCTGAAAGTGCGCcacaatgcagcaacggcacgGCGGTGCAGGAGAGGGGTACCCAGACAGACGTTGTTAGCCTGCCGTCACCGGCAAAGTCCAGTGCACCAGAACCAAATGCCGAACCGGCCGTGGAAAAGGAATCGGCCACTATTGTTATCGACGATGAATCGAGGGAAGGATCGGTTGTGACCGTACAAAGCGAAGTAATGGCAGATCTGATGAATGCAGCTGAAAAACAAGCGACCGTGGAAGCACAATTGGCCACCGAGGACAGTGTGCCAACGGTAGAAAGGGTATCGACGGCAGAGAGCGGCTCAGCACCAGCAGTAGAAAGTGCGCCAGCAGCAGAAAGCGAGCCTACGGATGAAGTCGTCACTGCTGCGGAAGTGGAATCATCGCCACATGCCACCACCCCACCGAAGGAAGGCAGCGCGCAGCGAATGCGCATACAGCAGCTGATTCCCGTGCTGGTGGACTGCCTGAAGGTGCCCCACTACCTCGAGGCGCTCTGGCCAGTCAAGGCGACCATCGACCGGGACGAGCCGGCCCCGCTGGTGTACATGTGCCGCACCTGCAACAAAACGTTCAAATCCAAAGACTCGCTCGAACACCACCAGAAG
Coding sequences within:
- the LOC120904693 gene encoding uncharacterized protein LOC120904693, which translates into the protein MSTEALETAARNDAGRDTRCRLCLKQIEIAQTAGIDLLENQDINRLLLDVYRVEVLQTDEGPTMICVPCYVQLVHHYKLRIRCLSLRKNFRLNQSVLLAQINAFRAIAGEARIASMNELAESAPQCSNGTAVQERGTQTDVVSLPSPAKSSAPEPNAEPAVEKESATIVIDDESREGSVVTVQSEVMADLMNAAEKQATVEAQLATEDSVPTVERVSTAESGSAPAVESAPAAESEPTDEVVTAAEVESSPHATTPPKEGSAQRMRIQQLIPVLVDCLKVPHYLEALWPVKATIDRDEPAPLVYMCRTCNKTFKSKDSLEHHQKRADCVPTCRYCKTVWSAEHNCTFIKKYSYLMPHILGNDKYCTKYEDTGTAVLLQPAGDGASGSTNGTETPPKGSPTVNGPSVVNGGAGSKKTKRDKNGKKIRTPSTSDRRSHTPSLKSAPKRRDSRNRKLSNGSLEAAKPEREKSGDQSQTSICLSSSDEDELAISFARRASGHSIKRRRISSRED